One part of the Streptomyces ferrugineus genome encodes these proteins:
- a CDS encoding Gfo/Idh/MocA family protein, with translation MTGTPGTTATPLRVGLVGYGLAGSVFHAPLITTTEGLALDTVVTSNPERRKQALAEHPDVRVVATPDELLARAGDLDLLVVASPNKTHVPLATAALKAGLPVVVDKPIAGTAAEARELAALAEERGLLLSVFQNRRWDNDFLTLRKLLAEGELGDVWRFESRFERWRPQLKGGWRESGDPAEIGGLLYDLGSHLVDQALVLFGPVTQVYAEAAVRRSGAQTDDDTFIALTHANGVRSHLYASATTAQLGPRFRVLGSKAGYVKYGLDPQEAALREGRRPGAGADWGVEPESLWGRIGSGESPVTGGGRVEPTLPGDYPAYYAAVAKALPAGGPNPVTALEAAAALDVLEAARRSAHDGVVVTL, from the coding sequence GGCCTGGCCGGCTCCGTCTTCCACGCTCCGCTGATCACCACCACCGAAGGGCTCGCCCTGGACACGGTGGTCACGTCGAACCCCGAGCGGCGGAAGCAGGCCCTCGCCGAGCACCCGGACGTACGCGTCGTCGCCACGCCCGACGAGCTGCTCGCCCGCGCCGGCGACCTCGACCTGCTCGTCGTCGCGTCCCCCAACAAGACGCACGTCCCGCTCGCGACGGCGGCCCTCAAGGCGGGCCTCCCGGTCGTCGTGGACAAGCCGATCGCCGGCACCGCGGCCGAGGCGCGCGAGCTGGCGGCGCTCGCCGAGGAGCGCGGCCTGCTGCTGTCCGTCTTCCAGAACCGCCGTTGGGACAACGACTTCCTGACCCTCCGTAAGCTCCTGGCCGAGGGCGAGCTGGGCGACGTATGGCGCTTCGAGTCCCGCTTCGAACGCTGGCGCCCGCAGCTCAAGGGCGGCTGGCGGGAGTCCGGCGACCCGGCAGAGATCGGAGGTCTGCTGTACGACCTCGGCAGCCATCTCGTCGACCAGGCGCTGGTCCTCTTCGGCCCCGTCACACAGGTGTACGCCGAGGCCGCCGTCCGCCGCTCCGGCGCGCAGACCGACGACGACACCTTCATCGCGCTGACCCACGCGAACGGCGTCCGCTCCCACCTGTACGCCTCCGCCACGACCGCCCAACTCGGCCCCCGCTTCCGCGTGCTGGGCTCGAAGGCGGGCTACGTCAAGTACGGCCTGGACCCGCAGGAGGCGGCGCTGCGCGAGGGGCGGCGGCCCGGCGCGGGTGCGGACTGGGGCGTGGAGCCGGAGTCGCTGTGGGGTCGGATCGGCTCCGGCGAGTCCCCGGTGACGGGAGGCGGCCGCGTCGAACCCACCCTCCCCGGCGACTACCCCGCTTACTATGCGGCCGTGGCAAAGGCACTGCCGGCCGGCGGCCCCAACCCGGTGACCGCCCTGGAGGCGGCCGCCGCGCTCGACGTACTGGAGGCGGCCCGCCGTTCGGCACACGACGGAGTGGTGGTGACGCTGTGA